One Mycobacteroides salmoniphilum DNA segment encodes these proteins:
- a CDS encoding LysE/ArgO family amino acid transporter, with amino-acid sequence MTVIFLGFLTGMSLIAAIGAQNAFVLRQGIRSEHVLPVVAVCITGDFLLIAAGIGGLGGLIAATPSLLTVAKVGGAAFLIGYGLLAARRALRPGTLVPAESNPARLGAVLTTALAITFLNPHVYLDTVVLLGSLANAHQDARWLFGAGALTASVTWFVALGFGARHLAGLFQRPGTWRVLDAGIAVVMIALGISLVI; translated from the coding sequence GTGACCGTTATCTTCCTCGGCTTTCTCACCGGAATGTCCCTCATCGCCGCTATCGGCGCCCAGAATGCCTTCGTGCTCCGGCAGGGGATCCGCAGTGAACACGTGCTGCCAGTGGTCGCCGTGTGCATCACCGGCGACTTCCTCCTCATCGCCGCGGGCATCGGCGGCCTGGGAGGCCTGATTGCCGCCACGCCGAGCCTGCTCACCGTGGCCAAAGTGGGTGGCGCGGCGTTTCTGATCGGCTACGGATTGTTGGCCGCCCGCCGCGCATTACGCCCCGGAACTTTGGTGCCTGCCGAATCCAATCCGGCCCGCCTCGGCGCGGTGCTGACGACCGCGCTGGCCATCACCTTCCTGAACCCGCATGTCTACCTCGACACTGTGGTACTGCTCGGCTCCCTGGCCAACGCACACCAGGACGCACGCTGGCTGTTTGGTGCGGGCGCCCTGACCGCGAGTGTCACCTGGTTTGTGGCACTCGGATTCGGCGCACGGCATCTTGCCGGACTGTTCCAGCGTCCGGGAACCTGGCGCGTGCTTGATGCAGGGATCGCCGTCGTGATGATCGCATTGGGCATCTCACTGGTCATCTGA